One region of Trichosurus vulpecula isolate mTriVul1 chromosome 1, mTriVul1.pri, whole genome shotgun sequence genomic DNA includes:
- the C1H18orf21 gene encoding UPF0711 protein C18orf21 homolog isoform X2 has protein sequence MTKTRHFLYITEIAYEKSVSEGQCPYCYQFLVLDKYRVRLKPKPKLTPKVKKLLNRESKNCRLTFKETKILKKYWESKSILLVTCKACNKTVRYNGESRHFLAEMKNNLSTPKIKPGMKTPDIKASGSTKKKKKSFSSNKSGSKDSSPALIFRTPTSGQSTPGSSSKSLSKMKHHLSQLKMMLNSEESQKTPSKDFRNFLSLL, from the exons ATGACGAAAACAAGGCACTTTCTGTACATTACTGAAATAGCAT atgAAAAGTCTGTTTCAGAAGGCCAATGTCCATATTGCTACCAGTTCCTGGTGCTGGATAAATACAGAGTTCGCCTCAAGCCCAAGCCAAAACTAACACCAAAAGTAAAGAAACTTCTTAATCGGGAATCAAAAAATTGTAGACTCacttttaaagaaacaaagattCTTAAAAAGTACTGGGAGTCCAAAAGTATTCTG ttGGTTACCTGCAAAGCATGCAACAAAACAGTGAGGTATAATGGTGAAAGCAGACACTTCCTggcagaaatgaaaaataatcttAGCACCCCCAAGATCAAACCTGGCATGAAGACACCGGATATAAAAGCTTCAGGatctacaaagaaaaagaagaaatccttCAGCAGTAATAAATCTGGTTCCAAAGACAGTAgtccagcattgattttcag aaCACCTACATCTGGACAGTCAACACCCGGTTCCTCCTCAAAGAGTCTCAGCAAAATGAAGCATCATTTATCTCAGCTGAAAATGATGCTTAATAGTGAAGAAAGCCAAAAGACCCCATCAAAGGATTTCAGAAATTTCTTGTCCTTACTTTAA
- the C1H18orf21 gene encoding UPF0711 protein C18orf21 homolog isoform X1 yields MKNKHFLRIAAEKLMEACPGQARYLLWEYTTSQDEKSVSEGQCPYCYQFLVLDKYRVRLKPKPKLTPKVKKLLNRESKNCRLTFKETKILKKYWESKSILLVTCKACNKTVRYNGESRHFLAEMKNNLSTPKIKPGMKTPDIKASGSTKKKKKSFSSNKSGSKDSSPALIFRTPTSGQSTPGSSSKSLSKMKHHLSQLKMMLNSEESQKTPSKDFRNFLSLL; encoded by the exons ATGAAGAATAAGCATTTCCTCAGAATAGCTGCTGAGAAGCTAATGGAAGCCTGCCCGGGCCAGGCCCGGTATCTTCT ctGGGAGTACACTACCTCACAAG atgAAAAGTCTGTTTCAGAAGGCCAATGTCCATATTGCTACCAGTTCCTGGTGCTGGATAAATACAGAGTTCGCCTCAAGCCCAAGCCAAAACTAACACCAAAAGTAAAGAAACTTCTTAATCGGGAATCAAAAAATTGTAGACTCacttttaaagaaacaaagattCTTAAAAAGTACTGGGAGTCCAAAAGTATTCTG ttGGTTACCTGCAAAGCATGCAACAAAACAGTGAGGTATAATGGTGAAAGCAGACACTTCCTggcagaaatgaaaaataatcttAGCACCCCCAAGATCAAACCTGGCATGAAGACACCGGATATAAAAGCTTCAGGatctacaaagaaaaagaagaaatccttCAGCAGTAATAAATCTGGTTCCAAAGACAGTAgtccagcattgattttcag aaCACCTACATCTGGACAGTCAACACCCGGTTCCTCCTCAAAGAGTCTCAGCAAAATGAAGCATCATTTATCTCAGCTGAAAATGATGCTTAATAGTGAAGAAAGCCAAAAGACCCCATCAAAGGATTTCAGAAATTTCTTGTCCTTACTTTAA